From one Branchiostoma floridae strain S238N-H82 chromosome 3, Bfl_VNyyK, whole genome shotgun sequence genomic stretch:
- the LOC118411150 gene encoding cilia- and flagella-associated protein 299-like, whose product MEEELPSGTDNIVTEYNTYEDFLDSQITSLDLYYLEDEELARQLVELGYRGSGEVLKREEFEARKQAAEASRLSKRSQQKALASSGKDLKNPFLKCLAQREEANRSGKMTTIIFIRDFNTRGQEISGYIDYAHRLKTEDFEPYFSGKKRLLPRPSDLSFYNWETQTSTSNPTPNYQVIAESASGLLFKNKRDRKILNVDPKAASPGDNSTRTVVDSPQYTQVVIYDHITRRKT is encoded by the exons ATGGAGGAAGAACTTCCGTCAGGAACAGACAACATAGTGACAGAATATAACACGTACGAGGACTTCTTAGATTCCCAGATCACGTCCCTGGATCTTTATTACCTGGAGGATGAGGAGCTAGCGAGGCAGTTGGTGGAACTAGGCTACCGCGGCAGCGGGGAGGTCCTGAAGCGAGAGGAGTTCGAGGCTAGGAAACAAGCAGCCGAAGCCAGCAGACTGTCCAAACGAAGCCAGCAAAAG GCCTTGGCTAGCTCTGGAAAGGACTTGAAGAACCCATTTCTTAAGTGTCTGGCTCAGAGAGAAGAAGCGAATCGCAGTGGCAAGATGACAACTATCATATTCATCCGTGACTTCAACACTCGTGGTCAGGAGATCTCTGGCTACATTGACTATGCCCACCGGTTGAAGACCGAGGACTTTGAACCGTATTTCTCCGGGAAGAAAAGGCTTCTGCCTCGGCCCTCTGATCTCAGCTTCTACAACTGGGAGACTCAGACATCCACCTCCAACCCCACCCCAAACTACCAGGTCATTGCAGAAAGTGCATCTGGCCTGCTGTTCAAAAACAAACGAGATCGCAAGATTTTGAATGTGGATCCCAAGGCAGCCTCTCCAGGGGACAACTCCACTCGAACCGTGGTTGACAGTCCGCAGTACACGCAAGTGGTCATCTACGACCACATCACTCGCAGAAAGACTTAG
- the LOC118411149 gene encoding cation channel sperm-associated protein 3-like isoform X1, translating into MAAEPSHFAFELEDEEEETKRCDHRFQQIIKKITESGWFNGFIMFVIFLNAVFMALETSEMKVTHRTMLETMDNIFLSIYSVEMVLKIYAEPKNYWFSGYNLFDFAIVMISYVQNIVTAVQDDPEGGNYFAILRVLRAMRSLRTLRTISFVRGLQVLVTALVETIRSTVVNIVLLLLLLMFLFGIMGYYFFGYPTHGDKKYWGNLGRAMLTLFTYVTVDGWTDLQESLPASSAIYSIIFIFLGHFIFTNVFIAVIIMNIHEATEAYQQEKMDEKEAVVAQKKEYMLQRHHEEIQKLMEKQKGSRYANFTEMAAQFERTLRHEDYIIMEEMCADLMWIETYLTSLDHQENTLYRLQQLYYEMAHVLVQYADDRLAEDPENMS; encoded by the exons ATGGCGGCTGAACCGAGCCATTTCGCTTTTGAGTTAGAGGATGAGGAAGAAGAGACAAAAAGGTGTGACCATCGCTTCCAGCAAATCATAAAG AAAATCACAGAGTCGGGCTGGTTCAACGGTTTCATCATGTTCGTGATCTTCCTGAACGCGGTCTTCATGGCACTGGAGACCAGTGAGATGAAGGTGACCCACCGCACAATGCTGGAGACTATGGATAATATATTCCTCAGCATCTACAGTGTTGAGATGGTGCTCAAG ATCTACGCCGAGCCGAAGAACTACTGGTTCAGTGGCTACAATCTGTTCGACTTTGCGATCGTGATGATCTCGTACGTGCAGAACATCGTGACCGCCGTGCAGGACGACCCAGAGGGCGGCAACTATTTCGCCATCCTGCGGGTTCTCCGCGCCATGAGATCTCTGCGGACACTCCGCACCATTTCCTTTGTGCGAGGATTACAA GTGCTGGTGACCGCCTTGGTGGAGACCATACGGTCAACCGTGGTGAACATCGTGCTCTTGCTCCTCCTGCTAATGTTTCTCTTCGGGATCATGGGGTACTACTTCTTTGGGTACCCTACCCACGGAGACAAGAAGTACTGGGGAAACTTGGGGAGAGCCATGCTGACTTTGTTCACCTATGTTACT GTTGACGGTTGGACAGACTTACAGGAAAGTCTCCCAGCGTCCAGCGCCATCTACTCCATTATATTCATCTTCCTGGGACACTTTATCTTCACAAACGTCTTCATCGCCGTCAtcatcatgaatattcatgaggcAACGGAGGCCTATCAGCAG GAGAAAATGGATGAGAAAGAAGCAGTCGTCGCACAGAAGAAGGAGTACATGCTGCAGCGTCACCACGAGGAGATCCAAAAACTCATGGAAAAACAG AAAGGGAGCCGTTATGCAAATTTCACCGAGATGGCGGCTCAGTTTGAGAGGACCCTCCGTCACGAGGATTACATCATCATGGAGGAGATGTGTGCCGACCTGATGTGGATAGAGACATATCTGACGTCACTAGATCACCAGGAGAACACCTTGTACAG GTTGCAGCAACTGTACTATGAGATGGCCCACGTGCTGGTGCAGTACGCAGACGACAGGCTGGCTGAAGATCCCGAGAATATGTCTTAG
- the LOC118411153 gene encoding uncharacterized protein LOC118411153 isoform X1 yields MSEVNVGDACSQEKFQSGDPSRLIRKRTVLNLDNNGKTLTKSPSDTLVEVKSCEKLVDKDSGISMSETISPDDGCIPPRTVKANHRLTLEGVPAFEFAILDRERERERERKNINIRAVKNVYNLD; encoded by the exons ATGTCTGAGGTCAATGTCGGAGACGCCTGCTCTCAGGAGAAATTCCAAAGCGGAGACCCAAG CAGGCTGATCCGTAAACGCACAGTCCTGAATCTGGACAATAACGGCAAGACGCTGACGAAGAGCCCCTCAGACACGCTGGTGGAGGTCAAGTCGTGCGAGAAGCTGGTAGACAAGGACAGCGGGATCTCCATGTCTGAGACGATAAGCCCAGACGACGGTTGTAT CCCACCCAGAACAGTCAAAGCTAACCATCGTCTTACCTTGGAGGGAGTTCCCGCCTTCGAGTTCG CCATCTTGGATcgtgagagggagagagagagggagcgGAAAAACATCAACATTCGAGCTGTAAAGAACGTGTACAATCTGGACTAA
- the LOC118411153 gene encoding uncharacterized protein LOC118411153 isoform X2 yields the protein MSEVNVGDACSQEKFQSGDPSRLIRKRTVLNLDNNGKTLTKSPSDTLVEVKSCEKLVDKDSGISMSETISPDDGCIPPRTVKANHRLTLEGVPAFEFGACQPLEPSWIVRGRERGSGKTSTFEL from the exons ATGTCTGAGGTCAATGTCGGAGACGCCTGCTCTCAGGAGAAATTCCAAAGCGGAGACCCAAG CAGGCTGATCCGTAAACGCACAGTCCTGAATCTGGACAATAACGGCAAGACGCTGACGAAGAGCCCCTCAGACACGCTGGTGGAGGTCAAGTCGTGCGAGAAGCTGGTAGACAAGGACAGCGGGATCTCCATGTCTGAGACGATAAGCCCAGACGACGGTTGTAT CCCACCCAGAACAGTCAAAGCTAACCATCGTCTTACCTTGGAGGGAGTTCCCGCCTTCGAGTTCG gtgCCTGCCAGCCTTTGGAG CCATCTTGGATcgtgagagggagagagagagggagcgGAAAAACATCAACATTCGAGCTGTAA
- the LOC118411151 gene encoding nucleoside diphosphate-linked moiety X motif 13-like isoform X2: MAPVGIVLVSHEDKCLLARQKQFPPGMYSALAGFCDMGESLEDTVRREVAEEVGLEVDTVSYMSSQHWPFPHSSIMLGCNATVRSMELEVDKTELEDAQWFSLPQIQVALMAGPLGFDHSKKTSESIPLWIPPREAIAHQLIRNWAEKKLKSL; this comes from the exons ATGGCCCCAGTGGGAATTGTGCTGGTGAGCCATGAGGACAAATGTCTGTTAGCCAGACAGAAACAGTTCCCTCCTGGCATGTACAGTGCACTGGCTGGGTTCTGTGATATGG GAGAATCTCTGGAGGACACTGTGAGGAGGGAGGTAGCTGAGGAGGTTGGCCTGGAGGTGGACACTGTCTCCTACATGTCCTCCCAGCACTGGCCATTCCCACACAGCTCCATCATGTTGGGCTGTAATGCAACTGTCAGGTCCATGGAG TTGGAAGTGGACAAGACTGAGCTGGAAGATGCACAGTGGTTCAGTCTGCCTCAGATTCAAGTAGCCTTGATGGCAGGTCCCTTGGGATTCGACCATTCCAAGAAAACATCGGAGTCCATCCCTCTGTGGATACCACCTCGTGAAGCTATCGCGCATCAACTTATTAGGAACTGggcagaaaaaaagttgaaatcgTTGTGA
- the LOC118411149 gene encoding cation channel sperm-associated protein 3-like isoform X2 encodes MAAEPSHFAFELEDEEEETKRCDHRFQQIIKIYAEPKNYWFSGYNLFDFAIVMISYVQNIVTAVQDDPEGGNYFAILRVLRAMRSLRTLRTISFVRGLQVLVTALVETIRSTVVNIVLLLLLLMFLFGIMGYYFFGYPTHGDKKYWGNLGRAMLTLFTYVTVDGWTDLQESLPASSAIYSIIFIFLGHFIFTNVFIAVIIMNIHEATEAYQQEKMDEKEAVVAQKKEYMLQRHHEEIQKLMEKQKGSRYANFTEMAAQFERTLRHEDYIIMEEMCADLMWIETYLTSLDHQENTLYRLQQLYYEMAHVLVQYADDRLAEDPENMS; translated from the exons ATGGCGGCTGAACCGAGCCATTTCGCTTTTGAGTTAGAGGATGAGGAAGAAGAGACAAAAAGGTGTGACCATCGCTTCCAGCAAATCATAAAG ATCTACGCCGAGCCGAAGAACTACTGGTTCAGTGGCTACAATCTGTTCGACTTTGCGATCGTGATGATCTCGTACGTGCAGAACATCGTGACCGCCGTGCAGGACGACCCAGAGGGCGGCAACTATTTCGCCATCCTGCGGGTTCTCCGCGCCATGAGATCTCTGCGGACACTCCGCACCATTTCCTTTGTGCGAGGATTACAA GTGCTGGTGACCGCCTTGGTGGAGACCATACGGTCAACCGTGGTGAACATCGTGCTCTTGCTCCTCCTGCTAATGTTTCTCTTCGGGATCATGGGGTACTACTTCTTTGGGTACCCTACCCACGGAGACAAGAAGTACTGGGGAAACTTGGGGAGAGCCATGCTGACTTTGTTCACCTATGTTACT GTTGACGGTTGGACAGACTTACAGGAAAGTCTCCCAGCGTCCAGCGCCATCTACTCCATTATATTCATCTTCCTGGGACACTTTATCTTCACAAACGTCTTCATCGCCGTCAtcatcatgaatattcatgaggcAACGGAGGCCTATCAGCAG GAGAAAATGGATGAGAAAGAAGCAGTCGTCGCACAGAAGAAGGAGTACATGCTGCAGCGTCACCACGAGGAGATCCAAAAACTCATGGAAAAACAG AAAGGGAGCCGTTATGCAAATTTCACCGAGATGGCGGCTCAGTTTGAGAGGACCCTCCGTCACGAGGATTACATCATCATGGAGGAGATGTGTGCCGACCTGATGTGGATAGAGACATATCTGACGTCACTAGATCACCAGGAGAACACCTTGTACAG GTTGCAGCAACTGTACTATGAGATGGCCCACGTGCTGGTGCAGTACGCAGACGACAGGCTGGCTGAAGATCCCGAGAATATGTCTTAG
- the LOC118411151 gene encoding nucleoside diphosphate-linked moiety X motif 13-like isoform X1, with the protein MSQFCSQCGGNNTKNLAGSKRRCAACEAEHYPQMAPVGIVLVSHEDKCLLARQKQFPPGMYSALAGFCDMGESLEDTVRREVAEEVGLEVDTVSYMSSQHWPFPHSSIMLGCNATVRSMELEVDKTELEDAQWFSLPQIQVALMAGPLGFDHSKKTSESIPLWIPPREAIAHQLIRNWAEKKLKSL; encoded by the exons ATGTCACAG TTCTGTTCACAGTGTGGAGGAAACAACACCAAGAACCTGGCTGGCAGTAAACGCAGGTGTGCAGCATGTGAGGCGGAACACTATCCACAG ATGGCCCCAGTGGGAATTGTGCTGGTGAGCCATGAGGACAAATGTCTGTTAGCCAGACAGAAACAGTTCCCTCCTGGCATGTACAGTGCACTGGCTGGGTTCTGTGATATGG GAGAATCTCTGGAGGACACTGTGAGGAGGGAGGTAGCTGAGGAGGTTGGCCTGGAGGTGGACACTGTCTCCTACATGTCCTCCCAGCACTGGCCATTCCCACACAGCTCCATCATGTTGGGCTGTAATGCAACTGTCAGGTCCATGGAG TTGGAAGTGGACAAGACTGAGCTGGAAGATGCACAGTGGTTCAGTCTGCCTCAGATTCAAGTAGCCTTGATGGCAGGTCCCTTGGGATTCGACCATTCCAAGAAAACATCGGAGTCCATCCCTCTGTGGATACCACCTCGTGAAGCTATCGCGCATCAACTTATTAGGAACTGggcagaaaaaaagttgaaatcgTTGTGA